A genome region from Choloepus didactylus isolate mChoDid1 chromosome 14, mChoDid1.pri, whole genome shotgun sequence includes the following:
- the LOC119509598 gene encoding ret finger protein-like 4B, with protein MQERGDSKLVCPLCREVNERPPLEEWQIRALTLLTMQHGPLLEQSLHVSDEILKFQEYMTLDAATANPFLVLSDDLRSVQCGKVCHNPKEGPERFTHMPCVLGTPHFSSGRHYWEVEVGKGKEWAIGVCKESVNRKEKSSFSSELGFWIISLKGSAIYPSSSPQTRISASPDLDRVGIFLDVDMEEIKFFDVRNDALIYTYRQLSSLEPLHPFFCPEHPGERDSSAPLSLCP; from the coding sequence ATGCAGGAAAGGGGGGATTCCAAACTGGTCTGCCCCCTGTGTCGAGAAGTGAATGAGAGACCTCCTTTGGAAGAATGGCAGATTCGAGCCTTGACTCTTCTCACCATGCAACATGGTCCCCTACTGGAGCAAAGCCTGCACGTAAGTGATGAAATCCTGAAGTTCCAAGAGTATATGACCCTGGACGCTGCCACCGCCAACCCCTTCCTTGTGCTCTCTGATGACCTGAGGAGCGTCCAGTGTGGGAAGGTCTGTCACAACCCAAAGGAAGGTCCCGAGAGATTCACCCACATGCCCTGTGTCCTGGGCACCCCCCACTTCTCCTCTGGTCGCCATTATTGGGAGGTCGAAGTGGGAAAGGGCAAGGAGTGGGCTATAGGTGTCTGCAAGGAGTCCgtgaacagaaaggagaagagcaGTTTCTCTTCTGAGCTTGGCTTCTGGATCATCAGCCTGAAGGGAAGTGCCATCTACCCGAGCTCCTCCCCACAGACCAGAATTTCTGCAAGCCCTGACCTTGACCGTGTGGGAATTTTCCTAGATGTCGACATGGAAGAAATCAAGTTTTTTGATGTCAGAAATGATGCCCTCATCTACACATATCGTCAGCTCTCCTCCTTGGAGCCTTTGCATCCCTTCTTCTGTCCTGAGCATCCTGGAGAACGTGACAGCAGCGCCCCCTTGAGCCTCTGCCCATGA